A part of Thermomicrobiales bacterium genomic DNA contains:
- a CDS encoding 2-oxo acid dehydrogenase subunit E2 encodes MSSTTQGTTIAMPKLGESVTEGTLGSWLKAVGDVVEKYEPLVEVVTDKVTAEIPAPVSGTIVAIVGDEGETIPVGGAICVINEGGDVAVAEAPITEVLGDEAASQQAAAPPAASDRHGDEERARADRDEQEMLRIRSSPIVRRLAEEHEIDLASIAGSGIGGRVTKSDILAEIEQRRHAPVAPAQAQVPPTVPAQQPATIQPPIAPPPLHAPIHPAPPVEIWPGDEVIDASIMRRQIAEHMSRSVQTAPHVTVWMEADMSQVVAVRNRYKDEFARREGFSLTYFPFLIRVVTQALRDFPDVNAVWDNGRIIRRKAVNIGVAVALEDGLIVPVIHGADEKNLVGIARSVHDLAERARTNRLSADDVRGGTFTLNNPGTLGSLFSTPIIVQPQSAILSMEAVVKRAVVIDDAIAIRPMMNLSLSIDHRLLDGLAATRFLAAVKTSLESYPTDSSIY; translated from the coding sequence GCTCGGATCGTGGCTGAAGGCGGTCGGCGATGTCGTCGAGAAGTACGAGCCACTGGTTGAGGTTGTGACTGACAAAGTCACGGCAGAGATACCCGCTCCGGTGTCAGGAACAATCGTCGCCATTGTCGGCGATGAGGGCGAGACGATCCCCGTCGGAGGCGCGATCTGTGTGATCAACGAGGGCGGTGATGTCGCAGTCGCCGAAGCGCCGATCACCGAGGTGCTCGGCGACGAGGCTGCGAGCCAGCAGGCCGCAGCGCCGCCCGCAGCATCAGATCGCCACGGCGACGAGGAACGCGCGCGCGCTGACCGTGATGAGCAGGAGATGCTGCGCATCCGATCGTCGCCGATCGTGCGCCGCCTCGCAGAGGAGCATGAGATCGACCTGGCGTCCATCGCTGGCAGCGGCATCGGCGGGCGCGTGACCAAGTCCGACATCCTCGCCGAGATCGAGCAACGTCGCCATGCTCCGGTTGCTCCGGCCCAAGCGCAAGTGCCACCGACGGTACCTGCGCAGCAGCCGGCAACGATCCAGCCGCCGATCGCGCCTCCGCCGCTTCATGCTCCGATCCATCCCGCGCCGCCGGTTGAGATCTGGCCGGGCGATGAGGTGATCGACGCGAGCATCATGCGCCGCCAGATCGCCGAGCACATGTCCAGATCGGTCCAGACAGCGCCGCATGTGACCGTCTGGATGGAAGCCGACATGAGCCAGGTCGTCGCGGTTCGCAATCGCTACAAGGACGAGTTTGCTCGCCGCGAGGGCTTCAGTCTCACTTACTTCCCGTTCCTGATTCGCGTCGTGACGCAGGCGCTGCGCGACTTCCCGGACGTGAATGCGGTCTGGGACAACGGTCGGATCATTCGGCGCAAGGCGGTGAATATCGGCGTTGCGGTCGCGCTCGAAGATGGCTTGATTGTGCCGGTAATTCACGGCGCGGACGAGAAGAACCTCGTTGGCATCGCCCGGTCGGTGCACGATCTGGCGGAGCGCGCTCGCACGAACCGGCTGTCGGCCGACGATGTGCGCGGCGGCACGTTCACGCTGAACAACCCCGGCACGCTCGGCTCGCTGTTCTCGACGCCGATCATCGTCCAGCCGCAGAGCGCAATCCTGTCGATGGAGGCCGTCGTCAAGCGTGCAGTCGTCATCGATGACGCGATTGCAATTCGCCCAATGATGAACTTGTCACTCTCGATCGATCACCGGCTGCTCGACGGCCTGGCCGCGACGCGGTTCCTGGCGGCAGTGAAGACCAGTCTGGAGTCGTATCCGACTGACTCTTCGATCTACTGA
- a CDS encoding SDR family oxidoreductase — protein MSDCAPIAIVTGVGRRAGIGAAICRAFARNGIDIMLTYWRPYDASMDWGVDQDMPRVLIDEVSNLGVRCAATEIDLSQPDAAQRLLEAAERELGQPTILVNNATVSHQTDLLSLTSADLDAHYAVNVRATTMLCVEMARRHPTGRPGRIVNLTSGQSLGPMPTELAYAATKGAIEALTVSLAPPLAERGITINAVNPGPTETGWISDDLRASLLKHAPMGRLGTPEDCARLVAFLVSDEAGWITGQIIHSEGGFVRG, from the coding sequence ATGAGCGACTGCGCCCCGATCGCGATTGTCACCGGAGTGGGTCGTCGCGCTGGTATTGGCGCTGCGATCTGTCGTGCCTTCGCGCGGAACGGCATCGACATCATGCTGACCTATTGGCGACCGTACGATGCGTCGATGGACTGGGGTGTCGATCAGGACATGCCGCGCGTCCTGATTGATGAGGTGTCCAACCTCGGCGTACGCTGCGCCGCCACAGAGATCGACCTTTCCCAGCCGGACGCCGCGCAGCGGCTTCTGGAGGCAGCCGAGCGGGAACTCGGCCAGCCGACGATCCTCGTCAACAACGCGACCGTCTCGCATCAGACTGACCTGCTGTCGTTGACGAGCGCGGATCTCGATGCGCACTACGCTGTCAACGTGCGCGCGACAACGATGCTGTGCGTCGAGATGGCCCGCCGCCACCCAACAGGTCGTCCGGGCAGGATCGTGAATCTGACCTCGGGGCAATCGCTTGGCCCGATGCCGACCGAGCTCGCCTACGCCGCGACGAAGGGCGCGATTGAAGCCTTGACCGTGTCGCTCGCCCCGCCACTAGCGGAACGCGGCATCACGATCAACGCCGTCAACCCCGGCCCGACTGAGACTGGCTGGATCTCTGACGACTTGCGCGCGAGCTTGCTGAAGCACGCGCCGATGGGTCGACTCGGCACGCCGGAAGATTGCGCCCGCCTCGTCGCGTTTCTTGTCAGCGACGAGGCGGGCTGGATTACCGGGCAGATCATTCACTCGGAAGGCGGCTTCGTCCGAGGTTGA
- a CDS encoding DMT family transporter, translating into MRRAILMLGLCQLVWSFGGVVICWEPLPQTLMASALLVSGAVLAVLTPRHRLRLPNNRLRLEAIGFGIANGATNALMAAAITLAGIGNAAFAYASLPLWMVLIARPILGDRVPTRALPAMAIGAAGIILLLMAGRGSSVGENVLGGLALALIAAIAGSVSALAGRRLVPRVGVDATATWTMFVGGLVLIPLVDWRAFGTLVWWMIPTLLAWVGIHYILAPVTYNRASVSAPAFVIAVATFVNPAISPVWGALFYGEHVSALAVAGLCLALGANLLLMLTLRSTRTAEAVADEVVVPAIAA; encoded by the coding sequence GTGCGCCGCGCGATTCTCATGCTCGGACTCTGCCAGCTCGTCTGGTCGTTTGGTGGCGTCGTCATCTGTTGGGAACCGCTACCGCAAACGTTGATGGCGAGTGCGCTGCTCGTATCCGGCGCGGTTCTGGCTGTTCTGACGCCGCGACATCGCTTGCGCCTGCCGAACAATCGGTTGCGACTGGAAGCCATCGGATTTGGCATTGCCAACGGCGCGACGAACGCGCTGATGGCGGCAGCGATCACGCTGGCGGGCATCGGCAATGCTGCGTTCGCGTACGCATCGTTGCCACTCTGGATGGTACTGATCGCCAGACCGATCCTCGGCGATCGCGTGCCCACCAGAGCACTCCCGGCGATGGCCATCGGAGCGGCCGGCATCATCCTGCTCTTGATGGCTGGGCGTGGTTCATCTGTCGGCGAGAACGTGCTCGGCGGGCTGGCGCTCGCGCTCATCGCGGCTATCGCCGGTTCGGTGTCGGCGCTTGCCGGACGTCGTCTGGTTCCGCGTGTTGGGGTTGATGCGACCGCAACCTGGACGATGTTCGTCGGCGGTCTGGTTCTCATCCCGCTCGTTGATTGGCGCGCGTTCGGAACCCTCGTCTGGTGGATGATCCCGACGCTCCTCGCCTGGGTTGGCATCCATTACATCCTGGCACCGGTGACCTACAACCGCGCATCGGTTTCCGCACCGGCATTCGTCATCGCCGTCGCCACGTTCGTGAATCCGGCGATTTCACCGGTCTGGGGAGCGCTCTTCTATGGCGAGCACGTTTCAGCACTTGCAGTTGCGGGCCTGTGCCTCGCGCTCGGCGCGAACCTGCTGCTGATGCTGACCCTCAGATCGACCCGGACGGCAGAGGCCGTTGCCGACGAGGTGGTGGTCCCAGCGATTGCAGCGTAG
- a CDS encoding aminotransferase class V-fold PLP-dependent enzyme, whose product MDRELYIEHLRRSFDAVDTWHADGAALPPDSTMDVAPERVAEVLGDLTARLADNYPYGHPRYAGQMLKPPHPVASLAYAIAMQINPNNHALDGGAATSHLEREVVANLARMFGYPDEHLGHLTSGGTIANIEALWVARCLHPDRAIAASDQAHYTHARGSAVLNAQFISIASDAAGRIDLDALESELRTGRVGTVVATAGSTGLGKVDPIHEIIPLARQYGARVHVDAAYGGFHTLLAQRSEPPIDPAPFLAIAEADSVVVDPHKHGLQPYGCGSVIFRDPGIGRFYVHDSPYTYFTSDEMHLGEITLECSRAGAAAAALWATLECIPLEPDAGLGAILAKSRAAALRWAEIIEADGLFRLVVDPDLDILSFYPSPAVVGSPSASALSDAADRQFLAAERDTESPIYLAKLSVDQRQLAERDPEIVWDQPTMTVIRSVLMKPEHYDAVPLLHQTLVRQLESLSEAV is encoded by the coding sequence GTGGATCGAGAACTGTACATTGAGCACCTTCGACGCTCGTTTGATGCCGTCGATACCTGGCACGCCGACGGTGCTGCATTGCCTCCTGATTCGACTATGGACGTCGCGCCCGAGCGTGTTGCCGAAGTGCTCGGCGACCTTACCGCGCGCCTCGCAGATAACTACCCATACGGCCATCCGCGCTATGCGGGGCAGATGCTGAAGCCGCCGCATCCGGTGGCGAGCCTCGCCTATGCCATCGCGATGCAGATCAACCCGAACAATCACGCCCTGGACGGCGGTGCTGCGACATCCCATCTGGAGCGTGAAGTCGTCGCCAATCTGGCCAGGATGTTTGGTTACCCCGACGAACACCTCGGGCACCTCACCAGCGGCGGGACAATCGCCAACATCGAGGCGCTCTGGGTCGCCCGCTGCCTGCACCCGGATCGCGCAATCGCGGCCAGCGATCAGGCGCACTACACGCACGCACGCGGCAGCGCCGTGTTGAACGCGCAATTCATATCGATCGCCTCAGATGCAGCCGGACGCATTGATCTTGACGCCCTCGAATCAGAGTTGCGGACTGGTCGAGTCGGTACAGTCGTTGCCACGGCGGGCAGCACCGGGCTAGGCAAGGTCGATCCGATTCATGAGATCATCCCGCTCGCCCGGCAGTACGGAGCGCGCGTGCACGTCGATGCCGCCTACGGAGGATTCCATACGCTGCTGGCGCAACGCAGCGAACCGCCGATCGATCCAGCACCGTTCCTGGCGATTGCTGAGGCAGACAGTGTCGTCGTCGATCCGCATAAGCATGGGTTGCAGCCATATGGTTGCGGTTCGGTGATCTTTCGCGATCCCGGTATCGGACGCTTCTACGTTCACGATTCGCCATACACTTACTTCACGTCAGACGAGATGCATCTCGGCGAGATCACGCTCGAGTGTTCGCGGGCCGGTGCTGCTGCAGCCGCGCTGTGGGCGACGTTGGAGTGCATCCCGCTCGAACCTGACGCAGGTCTTGGCGCGATCCTGGCGAAGTCGCGGGCGGCGGCGCTGCGGTGGGCTGAGATCATCGAAGCAGATGGACTGTTCAGACTGGTTGTCGATCCCGATCTGGACATTCTCTCGTTCTATCCGAGTCCGGCTGTCGTCGGTTCGCCATCGGCGAGCGCGCTGTCAGACGCCGCCGATCGCCAGTTTCTCGCCGCCGAGCGCGATACCGAGAGCCCGATCTATCTGGCAAAGCTCAGCGTTGACCAGCGACAATTGGCGGAACGCGACCCGGAGATCGTCTGGGACCAGCCGACAATGACCGTTATTCGAAGCGTGTTGATGAAGCCGGAGCACTACGACGCCGTACCACTGCTGCATCAAACGCTCGTGCGCCAGCTAGAATCGCTTTCGGAGGCTGTGTGA
- a CDS encoding COX15/CtaA family protein, with product MAERASSAGWRRGLARIRQRVTLEHLGITTVILGYVLILIGGVVRIEGAGMGCGDDWPICNGKVIPTFTYLTAIEYLHRVVAGLILLLTTALTIVAWRTVPPHDIRRGLSVSALALVLLQAGLGAVTVFAELDPRAVTAHLGMAQAYFAVVIVIALFGSKRLRRDTARGSAAIGRAAAAACATTFILLLTGAYTASSGAAWACPSWPLCGDKYVPTGWSLVDIHVLHRWMVLFALVAIIWLVLASVRNVGASAPLTLFALAALGFVLIETLIGAANIWLELADWVRISHLAAATLVWGCLVTAAVLNARAMARSTA from the coding sequence GTGGCGGAGAGAGCATCATCAGCGGGCTGGAGACGTGGGCTAGCCAGAATCCGGCAACGTGTCACGCTCGAACACCTCGGGATCACCACAGTCATTCTGGGCTACGTGCTCATTCTCATCGGCGGCGTTGTCCGAATCGAGGGTGCCGGGATGGGTTGCGGCGACGACTGGCCCATTTGCAACGGCAAGGTGATCCCGACCTTCACCTACCTGACAGCGATCGAGTACCTCCACCGCGTCGTCGCCGGCCTGATCCTGCTCCTGACCACCGCGCTGACCATCGTTGCCTGGCGCACAGTACCGCCGCATGACATTCGCCGTGGGCTTTCGGTGTCGGCGCTCGCGCTCGTCCTGTTGCAGGCTGGGCTCGGCGCTGTCACGGTCTTTGCCGAACTCGATCCTCGCGCAGTGACGGCTCACCTGGGCATGGCGCAAGCCTATTTCGCGGTCGTGATTGTCATCGCGCTGTTTGGCAGCAAGCGGCTACGACGTGACACTGCACGCGGATCGGCCGCCATCGGGCGCGCGGCGGCGGCGGCCTGCGCGACAACGTTCATCCTCTTGCTAACCGGGGCCTACACGGCCTCGAGCGGGGCAGCCTGGGCATGCCCGTCTTGGCCGCTATGCGGAGATAAGTACGTGCCAACAGGCTGGTCGCTCGTCGACATCCACGTTTTGCATCGCTGGATGGTGCTGTTCGCGCTGGTCGCGATCATCTGGCTTGTGCTCGCGTCAGTGCGAAACGTCGGGGCAAGCGCACCGCTCACGCTCTTCGCACTCGCAGCGCTGGGATTCGTGCTCATAGAAACGCTGATTGGTGCAGCGAACATCTGGCTGGAGCTGGCGGACTGGGTCCGCATCAGTCATCTCGCGGCAGCGACGCTCGTCTGGGGCTGCCTCGTCACGGCGGCAGTACTGAATGCTCGCGCTATGGCCAGATCAACTGCCTAG
- a CDS encoding M42 family metallopeptidase, which yields MDSVEVLRTLSEIVGPSGFEDLVRDEITKLVEPYVDDTQVDTLGNLVAIKRGTGDKVLMLDAHMDEIGFMVTWIEDGGFLRFTTIGGWDARIVPAHAITIRTDNDTFVRGMIGTAPPHILRPEDRDRPFRIEDLFIDVGARSADEVRDMGIRIGSPAVISYGFEQLGDDVVMGKALDDRAGCAVIIRALEELQGLEAEYTVVAAFTVQEEVGLRGAQTAAFHIDPDIAIALEGTVAADMPGVPAARQPTRQGLGPSIRIMDSGMIGMPRVIRALSDTAEANSIRYQYQVPAPGGTDAGAIHRSRAGVLAGAVSLPCRYIHSPYATLRLSDFEEAVRLIAAFSSSSPSAVGL from the coding sequence ATGGATTCAGTCGAGGTTCTCAGGACGCTGTCGGAGATTGTCGGGCCGTCGGGCTTTGAAGATCTGGTTCGTGACGAGATCACGAAGCTCGTGGAACCGTACGTCGATGACACGCAGGTCGATACGCTCGGCAACCTCGTCGCGATCAAGCGCGGCACCGGTGACAAGGTCCTGATGCTCGACGCTCACATGGACGAGATCGGCTTCATGGTGACCTGGATCGAGGATGGCGGCTTCCTGCGTTTCACGACGATTGGTGGCTGGGATGCGCGCATCGTGCCTGCCCACGCCATCACGATCCGAACTGACAACGACACGTTCGTCCGCGGCATGATCGGCACCGCACCGCCGCACATCCTGCGACCTGAGGATCGCGATCGACCGTTCCGCATTGAGGATCTCTTTATTGATGTCGGCGCGCGTTCGGCGGACGAGGTGCGCGACATGGGCATTCGTATCGGCTCGCCAGCCGTCATCTCCTACGGGTTCGAACAGCTCGGCGATGACGTTGTCATGGGCAAGGCACTGGACGACCGCGCCGGATGCGCCGTCATCATTCGCGCGCTCGAGGAGTTGCAGGGGTTAGAGGCGGAGTACACCGTCGTGGCGGCCTTCACTGTCCAGGAGGAAGTCGGCTTGCGTGGTGCGCAAACTGCCGCGTTCCACATCGACCCCGACATCGCCATCGCGCTTGAAGGTACGGTCGCAGCCGACATGCCGGGCGTGCCAGCAGCACGGCAACCAACGCGCCAGGGACTCGGCCCGTCGATCCGAATCATGGACAGCGGCATGATCGGGATGCCGCGTGTCATTCGAGCGCTTTCCGACACTGCCGAAGCGAACTCAATTCGCTATCAGTACCAGGTCCCTGCTCCGGGCGGTACCGATGCCGGCGCGATTCATCGGTCGCGCGCCGGAGTGCTGGCGGGTGCGGTCTCGCTGCCGTGCCGCTATATCCACTCCCCATATGCCACGCTGCGCTTGTCAGACTTTGAAGAGGCAGTGCGCCTGATCGCGGCGTTCTCCAGCAGTTCACCGAGCGCGGTCGGCCTCTAG